One window of the Archangium primigenium genome contains the following:
- a CDS encoding sigma-54-dependent transcriptional regulator: protein METLLIVDDDLSLLESLKMHFEDIEQDGEPRYQVVTATRASEGLRLAQESMPSVVILDMKLPDRTGLDIIEEMKDLCGDARIILVTAFHDMETTIRAMKAGAFDYIHKPFADLAALDIVVARALEYRQLSRRAATMNVESAAARLGDIVGTSPLMQQLVKEIGKVAGSHATVLIHGESGTGKELIARVIHNYSYDEVKPFIGINCSAIVDTLLESELFGHEKGAFTGASAVKPGKFELAEDGTIFLDEIGDMSLMLQAKLLRVLQEREFERVGGVKRIKLRARVIAATHRNLHEEVATSRFREDLWQRLKVITLQLPPLRERRDDIPPLVHHLLERINEKVHKRVTRVPPEVLAHLTRLPWRGNVRELENVLTRAVVLAPGEVLLSENLPALEPAPPEPGASAAHAPGGALLPAFLASPIADINHIPTLEEAERLLIQHTLNVTKGHKGKTCQILGISRPTLERKLQKYGVRQDHQP from the coding sequence ATGGAGACGCTGCTCATCGTCGATGACGACCTGTCGCTGCTGGAGTCCTTGAAGATGCACTTCGAGGACATCGAGCAGGACGGAGAACCGCGCTACCAGGTGGTGACCGCGACGCGCGCGTCCGAGGGGCTCAGGCTGGCGCAGGAGAGCATGCCCAGCGTGGTCATCCTCGACATGAAGCTGCCGGACCGCACGGGCCTGGACATCATCGAGGAGATGAAGGACCTGTGCGGCGACGCGCGCATCATCCTGGTGACGGCCTTCCACGACATGGAGACCACCATCCGGGCCATGAAGGCGGGGGCCTTCGATTACATCCACAAGCCCTTCGCGGACCTGGCGGCCCTGGACATCGTGGTGGCGCGCGCCCTGGAGTACCGCCAGCTGTCGCGCCGCGCCGCCACCATGAACGTGGAGAGCGCCGCGGCGCGCCTGGGCGACATCGTGGGGACCAGTCCCCTCATGCAGCAGCTCGTCAAGGAGATCGGCAAGGTGGCCGGCAGCCACGCCACCGTGCTCATCCACGGCGAGAGCGGCACCGGCAAGGAGCTCATCGCCCGCGTCATCCACAACTACTCCTATGACGAGGTGAAGCCCTTCATCGGCATCAACTGCTCGGCCATCGTGGACACGCTCCTGGAGAGCGAGCTGTTCGGCCACGAGAAGGGCGCCTTCACCGGCGCGAGCGCCGTGAAGCCCGGCAAGTTCGAGCTGGCCGAGGACGGCACCATCTTCCTGGACGAGATCGGCGACATGTCGCTCATGCTCCAGGCCAAGCTCCTGCGCGTCTTGCAGGAGCGCGAGTTCGAGCGCGTGGGCGGCGTCAAGCGGATCAAGCTGCGCGCGCGGGTCATCGCCGCCACCCACCGGAACCTGCACGAGGAGGTGGCCACCAGCCGCTTCCGCGAGGACCTCTGGCAGCGCCTCAAGGTCATCACCCTGCAACTGCCCCCGCTGCGCGAGCGCCGCGACGACATCCCCCCGCTGGTGCACCACCTGCTCGAGCGCATCAACGAGAAGGTGCACAAGCGCGTCACCCGGGTGCCCCCCGAGGTGCTCGCCCACCTCACGCGCCTGCCCTGGCGCGGCAACGTGCGCGAGCTGGAGAACGTGCTCACGCGCGCGGTGGTGCTCGCCCCGGGCGAGGTGCTCCTGTCGGAGAACCTGCCCGCGCTGGAGCCCGCCCCTCCCGAGCCCGGCGCGTCCGCGGCCCACGCCCCGGGCGGCGCCCTGCTGCCCGCCTTCCTCGCCTCCCCCATCGCCGACATCAACCACATCCCTACCCTGGAGGAGGCCGAGCGGCTGCTCATCCAGCACACCCTGAACGTCACCAAGGGACACAAGGGCAAGACGTGTCAGATATTGGGAATCAGTCGTCCCACCCTGGAGCGCAAGCTGCAGAAGTACGGTGTCCGACAAGATCATCAGCCCTGA
- the mrpC gene encoding Crp/Fnr family transcriptional regulator MrpC codes for MHGFNRPLGPIGSNVVAPIQTTSSGMLVTANKLVPGQEAIDFKGYFKVESFPHNSVIYRPGDTTDRVYLLKSGRVRLMRLGKNSSRSVVSILRPGDLFGELFRPEGTPVEEMAIASGEAEVWSIEGRDFRAQLEARPALAVDVVRAYAERVRALRKRVLGLTFKEVPARLADTLLTLAEAHGERCPHGGETDLRGITQQDLADLVGASRSFVSTLINEMKRDGVLGNVGRILCIRDQKALRKLASKEK; via the coding sequence ATGCACGGTTTCAATCGCCCCCTCGGTCCCATCGGTTCCAACGTCGTCGCCCCCATCCAGACCACCAGCTCCGGCATGCTCGTGACCGCCAACAAGCTGGTCCCCGGCCAGGAGGCGATCGACTTCAAGGGTTACTTCAAGGTCGAGTCCTTCCCGCACAACTCGGTCATCTACCGCCCCGGCGACACGACGGACCGGGTGTACCTGCTCAAGAGCGGCCGCGTGCGGCTGATGCGCCTGGGCAAGAACAGCTCGCGCTCGGTGGTGAGCATCCTGCGCCCCGGCGATCTGTTCGGCGAGCTGTTCCGCCCCGAGGGCACCCCGGTGGAGGAGATGGCCATCGCCAGCGGCGAGGCCGAGGTGTGGAGCATCGAGGGCCGTGACTTCCGCGCCCAGCTGGAGGCGCGTCCCGCCCTGGCGGTGGACGTGGTGCGCGCCTATGCCGAGCGCGTGCGCGCCCTGCGCAAGCGCGTGCTGGGCCTGACCTTCAAGGAAGTGCCGGCCCGTCTGGCGGACACCCTGCTCACCCTGGCCGAGGCCCACGGCGAGCGCTGCCCGCACGGCGGCGAGACGGACCTGCGCGGCATCACCCAGCAGGACCTGGCGGACCTGGTGGGCGCCTCGCGCTCCTTCGTCTCCACGCTCATCAACGAGATGAAGCGCGACGGCGTGCTCGGCAACGTGGGCCGCATCCTCTGCATCCGTGACCAGAAGGCGCTGCGCAAGCTGGCCTCCAAGGAGAAGTAG
- a CDS encoding MutS-related protein, with protein MRGPVTTPSPDAATPNLTPQLTYTERRATAEAELQRLDALSARYANLRAVVFLAGAGVALAVMFGRLPRTGWWAVGAALVTYIALAVLHHQVFLREERQRQYVQLNTRGLARLGRGWHEFAERGERFLVGTHLYAADLDVFGQGSVFQLMNETATRAGEERLAAWLSQPADVAQVRTRQAAARELLPRVDLRQDVCVEARAVAKEKADPGLFIQWAESGPSLTGIRWARPVAVVLPLLTLTLFVLGQLGALPRPLWWGGLLAQLAVVVLTKPPLRAMEELMSAGERGFVRYAPLFERVERERFEHPELRRIQSGLQPEARETVSARLKRFSFLYSFVEFKRHQFHPVVHLFTLWDVHALFALERWREQHGAQVRGWFEALAELEALSCLAGLAHDRPDFLWPELVDSGPQVHARGVGHPLLDAPVPNDVALPGPGCALILTGSNMSGKTTLLRALGLNCVLALAGAPVCARAFTLSPLHVLTSMRVKDSLERGVSYFYAEVQRIKAVLDAAEAARGQALFLLDEILLGTNTRERQIASREVLRLLLATGASGGVTTHDLSLASLAEEHAGRVVNMHFRDHLEDGKMVFDYRLRPGVVDTTNALRVLKMAGVPVEDVPPEPGAPHA; from the coding sequence ATGCGCGGGCCCGTGACCACTCCGTCCCCCGACGCCGCGACCCCGAACCTCACCCCGCAGCTCACCTACACCGAGCGCCGCGCCACCGCCGAGGCCGAGCTGCAGCGGCTCGACGCGCTCAGCGCCCGCTACGCCAACCTGCGCGCCGTGGTGTTCCTCGCCGGGGCGGGGGTGGCGCTCGCCGTCATGTTCGGTCGGCTGCCCCGCACGGGCTGGTGGGCGGTGGGGGCGGCGCTCGTCACCTACATCGCGCTCGCGGTGCTGCACCACCAGGTGTTCCTGCGCGAGGAGCGGCAGCGCCAGTACGTGCAGCTCAACACGCGGGGCCTGGCGCGGCTGGGCCGGGGCTGGCACGAGTTCGCCGAGCGCGGGGAGCGCTTCCTCGTGGGCACGCACCTGTACGCGGCGGACCTGGACGTCTTCGGCCAGGGCAGCGTCTTCCAGCTCATGAACGAGACGGCCACCCGCGCCGGCGAGGAGCGGCTGGCGGCGTGGTTGTCCCAGCCCGCGGACGTGGCCCAGGTGCGCACCCGCCAGGCGGCCGCGCGCGAGCTGCTGCCGCGCGTGGACCTGCGCCAGGACGTGTGCGTGGAGGCGCGCGCCGTGGCCAAGGAGAAGGCGGACCCGGGCCTCTTCATCCAGTGGGCGGAGAGCGGCCCCTCGCTCACGGGCATCCGCTGGGCGCGCCCGGTGGCGGTGGTGCTGCCCCTGCTCACCCTCACGCTCTTCGTGCTCGGGCAGCTGGGCGCCCTCCCCCGCCCCCTGTGGTGGGGCGGCCTGCTCGCCCAGCTCGCGGTGGTGGTGCTCACCAAGCCGCCGCTCCGGGCCATGGAGGAGCTGATGAGCGCCGGGGAGCGCGGCTTCGTGCGCTACGCCCCGCTCTTCGAGCGCGTGGAGCGTGAACGTTTCGAGCACCCCGAGCTGCGCCGCATCCAGTCCGGCCTGCAGCCCGAGGCGCGCGAGACCGTGTCCGCCCGGCTCAAGCGCTTCAGCTTCCTGTACTCCTTCGTGGAGTTCAAACGGCACCAGTTCCACCCGGTGGTCCATTTGTTCACCTTGTGGGACGTGCACGCGCTGTTCGCCCTGGAGCGCTGGCGCGAGCAGCACGGCGCCCAGGTGCGCGGCTGGTTCGAGGCGCTCGCGGAGCTCGAGGCGCTCTCGTGCCTGGCGGGGCTCGCGCATGATCGCCCCGACTTCCTCTGGCCGGAGCTGGTGGACAGCGGCCCCCAGGTCCATGCCCGGGGCGTGGGCCACCCGCTGCTGGACGCGCCGGTGCCCAACGACGTGGCGCTGCCGGGCCCGGGCTGCGCGCTCATCCTCACCGGCTCCAACATGTCGGGGAAGACCACGCTGCTGCGCGCGCTCGGGCTCAACTGCGTGCTCGCCCTGGCGGGGGCGCCGGTGTGCGCTCGGGCCTTCACCCTGTCCCCCCTGCACGTGCTCACCAGCATGCGGGTCAAGGACTCCCTGGAGCGGGGCGTGTCCTACTTCTACGCCGAGGTTCAGCGCATCAAGGCCGTGCTGGACGCGGCCGAGGCCGCCCGGGGCCAGGCGCTCTTCCTCCTGGATGAAATCCTGCTCGGCACCAACACCCGCGAGCGGCAGATCGCCTCGCGCGAGGTGCTGCGCCTGCTGCTCGCCACGGGCGCCAGCGGCGGGGTGACAACGCACGACCTGTCGCTCGCGAGCCTGGCCGAGGAGCACGCGGGCCGGGTGGTGAACATGCACTTCCGCGACCACCTGGAGGACGGGAAGATGGTTTTCGACTACCGTCTGCGCCCCGGCGTGGTGGACACCACCAATGCCCTGCGCGTGCTCAAGATGGCGGGGGTGCCCGTGGAGGACGTCCCCCCCGAGCCGGGTGCCCCCCACGCCTGA
- a CDS encoding TadE/TadG family type IV pilus assembly protein, with amino-acid sequence MLRMKTPPTDDPQSGQAAVEAALTLPLTIFLILGTLQFFLLLQARTLTEYAAFRAVRTGSVKHGDCQAMTHAAIAALLPTFARTDTPEALGRAFGRHNDNQHHGSGHTGPIVWLTRERPLRQDIRNDEEESFDDPARYTSVRDVMRLESRLIFWFPMRIPFANWVLNRMFLARWGLRNYTAHNPLLLTETAHWNERSGARFDAAIAQELVSRSRRREYVFPLQASYSMRMMTPARRTLFRTQNCEPTPEGL; translated from the coding sequence ATGTTGAGGATGAAGACCCCCCCCACGGACGACCCCCAGTCCGGCCAGGCGGCGGTGGAGGCGGCGCTCACGCTTCCACTGACGATCTTCCTCATCCTGGGGACGCTGCAGTTCTTCCTCCTGCTGCAGGCGCGCACGCTGACCGAGTACGCGGCCTTTCGCGCCGTGCGCACCGGCAGCGTCAAGCACGGGGACTGCCAGGCCATGACCCACGCGGCCATCGCCGCGCTGCTGCCCACCTTCGCCCGGACCGACACCCCGGAGGCGCTCGGGCGGGCCTTTGGCCGCCACAACGACAACCAGCACCACGGCTCCGGGCACACGGGCCCCATCGTGTGGCTCACCCGCGAGCGGCCCCTGCGCCAGGACATCCGCAACGACGAGGAGGAGTCCTTCGATGATCCGGCGCGCTACACCAGCGTGCGCGACGTGATGCGCCTGGAGTCGCGCCTCATCTTCTGGTTCCCCATGCGCATCCCGTTCGCCAATTGGGTGCTCAACCGCATGTTCCTGGCGCGCTGGGGCCTGCGCAACTACACCGCCCACAACCCGCTCCTGCTCACCGAGACGGCCCACTGGAACGAGCGCTCGGGCGCCCGCTTCGACGCGGCGATCGCCCAGGAGCTCGTGAGCCGCTCCAGGCGCCGCGAGTACGTCTTCCCGCTCCAGGCCTCCTACAGCATGCGCATGATGACGCCCGCGCGCCGCACCCTCTTCCGCACGCAGAACTGCGAGCCCACCCCGGAGGGGCTATGA
- a CDS encoding pilus assembly protein TadG-related protein, producing the protein MNRRSRGQALVLFALTLLLLVLMVFITLSFNLRVREKMEAQSVADLAAYSSAVAAARTFNTISLLRRAETGHMVAMTASMSLVSWTTMMRANLNAAQIAAAGCPQAAAALQALENTNAAIGLKWDEMDASAGVQTLNIQLLAIHLAGMQNEILGRLKDSVSGGDKSFTTQLTQMASKGSRFPKELHAGATPVSVREVDQALGGNDFGLDMAMASRGYGFITNRQGAGPVGAASGVLGALAAAGGTITVLNSGGSAYWSKSSYGLNAGHGGRADGTYFSYAEDHGSVVVTFPGCPPTRPISARAYVRATDANDFSDDHAWFPVIPGSGSEDPGMEKQYRHTLVPCDDPRYCPNTFIGGIAYNTGDHSDENNWAQPKLFSLVRRDYNLRGRNSDPWNLSFNFHLGKQGSASFDNNGLTTASGLNVGVQSTLATGMAYYHRRGHWNEPPNLWNPFWRATLVSADVDRQGDLRYGGGDIPATIGGHAAEAFQQLIRNGYRGVH; encoded by the coding sequence ATGAACCGCCGTTCCCGAGGACAGGCGCTCGTCCTGTTCGCGCTCACGCTGCTGCTGCTCGTGCTGATGGTCTTCATCACGCTCTCCTTCAACCTGCGGGTGCGCGAGAAGATGGAGGCCCAGAGCGTGGCGGACCTGGCCGCCTACAGCAGCGCCGTGGCCGCCGCGCGCACCTTCAACACCATCTCCCTGCTGCGCCGCGCCGAGACGGGCCACATGGTGGCCATGACCGCGAGCATGAGCCTGGTGAGCTGGACGACCATGATGCGCGCCAACCTCAACGCCGCGCAGATCGCCGCCGCGGGCTGCCCCCAGGCCGCCGCGGCGCTCCAGGCCCTGGAGAACACCAACGCGGCCATCGGCCTGAAGTGGGACGAGATGGACGCGAGCGCCGGCGTGCAGACCTTGAACATCCAGCTGCTGGCCATCCACCTGGCGGGCATGCAGAACGAGATCCTCGGCCGACTCAAGGACTCGGTGAGCGGCGGGGACAAATCCTTCACCACCCAGCTCACCCAGATGGCGAGCAAGGGCAGCCGCTTCCCCAAGGAGCTGCACGCGGGCGCCACGCCCGTGTCCGTGCGCGAGGTGGACCAGGCGCTCGGCGGCAACGACTTCGGCCTGGACATGGCCATGGCCTCGCGCGGCTACGGCTTCATCACCAACCGCCAGGGCGCGGGGCCCGTGGGCGCCGCGAGCGGCGTGCTCGGGGCCCTGGCGGCCGCGGGCGGCACCATCACCGTGCTCAACAGCGGCGGCAGCGCCTACTGGAGCAAGAGCTCCTACGGGCTCAACGCCGGCCACGGCGGCCGCGCGGACGGCACCTACTTCTCCTATGCCGAGGATCACGGCTCGGTGGTGGTCACCTTCCCGGGCTGTCCGCCCACGCGGCCCATCTCCGCCCGGGCCTACGTGCGCGCCACCGACGCCAACGACTTCAGCGACGACCACGCCTGGTTCCCCGTCATCCCCGGCTCGGGCAGCGAGGATCCCGGCATGGAGAAGCAGTACCGGCACACGCTCGTGCCCTGCGATGATCCGCGCTACTGCCCCAACACCTTCATCGGCGGCATCGCCTACAACACCGGGGACCACTCGGACGAGAACAACTGGGCCCAGCCCAAGCTCTTCTCGCTCGTGCGGCGCGACTACAACCTGCGCGGCCGCAACAGCGATCCGTGGAACCTGAGCTTCAACTTCCACCTGGGCAAGCAGGGCTCGGCGTCGTTCGACAACAACGGCCTGACCACCGCGAGCGGCCTCAACGTGGGCGTGCAGTCCACGCTCGCCACGGGCATGGCCTACTACCACCGGCGCGGCCACTGGAACGAGCCGCCCAACCTCTGGAACCCCTTCTGGCGCGCCACGCTGGTGTCCGCGGACGTCGACCGCCAGGGCGACCTGCGCTACGGCGGCGGCGACATCCCCGCCACCATCGGCGGCCACGCGGCCGAGGCCTTCCAGCAGCTCATCCGCAACGGCTACCGGGGCGTGCACTGA
- a CDS encoding pilus assembly protein, translating into MTSLPRARRGQSIVELTLSLIVFVTVLMFGIHFAELGYLPIKVHEAAVSPLWDATALRVHRMTDNPSKIANYDTFPGIPMQVELDANGRYRDFDGRSSTPGGNPALSHLFTRIEGMKVECRRENRIEFDLPRGAPPSMLSAVKGDFGGVAPGTTPGASNESVLNGVYENMGGVACTAEARVESLPALPVSFLEGRRGFFSEAHAKKLRMKVCAVGRPRAGEECQGRYGVLLGDFAFADTQVSGNCPLQPERPDQPCGSNRSFYYAAKKIYDNNRRAASRDASRFAQFFVGYSPIDEGGFFMSYRGEEDNYIERDTPAGEALDMVDRPRNTGGVEHKPALRRKSNRCFLGLNKC; encoded by the coding sequence ATGACTTCCCTTCCGCGCGCCCGCCGGGGCCAGTCCATCGTCGAGCTGACCCTGAGCCTCATCGTCTTCGTCACGGTGCTCATGTTCGGCATCCACTTCGCCGAGCTGGGCTACCTGCCCATCAAGGTGCACGAGGCCGCCGTGTCGCCCCTGTGGGACGCCACCGCCCTGCGCGTGCACCGCATGACGGACAACCCCTCGAAGATCGCCAACTACGACACCTTCCCGGGCATCCCGATGCAGGTGGAGCTCGATGCCAACGGGCGCTACCGCGACTTCGACGGGCGCTCCTCCACCCCCGGGGGCAACCCCGCCCTGTCCCACCTCTTCACCCGCATCGAGGGGATGAAGGTGGAGTGCCGGCGCGAGAACCGGATCGAGTTCGACCTGCCGCGCGGCGCGCCGCCCTCGATGCTCTCCGCGGTGAAGGGGGACTTTGGCGGCGTGGCCCCGGGCACCACGCCGGGCGCGTCCAACGAGAGCGTACTCAACGGCGTGTACGAGAACATGGGCGGCGTCGCCTGCACGGCCGAGGCCCGGGTCGAGTCGCTGCCCGCCCTGCCCGTGAGCTTCCTGGAGGGCCGGCGGGGCTTCTTCAGCGAGGCCCACGCCAAGAAGCTGCGCATGAAGGTGTGCGCCGTGGGCCGCCCCCGGGCGGGCGAGGAGTGCCAGGGGCGCTATGGCGTGCTGCTCGGCGACTTCGCGTTCGCCGACACCCAGGTGAGCGGCAACTGCCCCCTGCAGCCCGAGCGTCCGGATCAGCCGTGCGGCAGCAACCGCTCCTTCTATTACGCGGCGAAGAAGATCTACGACAACAACCGCCGCGCGGCCAGCCGCGACGCCAGCCGCTTCGCCCAGTTCTTCGTGGGCTACAGCCCCATCGACGAGGGCGGCTTCTTCATGAGCTACCGGGGCGAGGAGGACAACTACATCGAGCGGGACACGCCCGCCGGTGAGGCCCTGGACATGGTCGACCGGCCCCGCAACACGGGCGGCGTGGAGCACAAGCCCGCGCTGCGCCGCAAGTCCAACCGCTGCTTCCTGGGGCTCAACAAGTGCTGA
- a CDS encoding FUSC family protein codes for MRRLVEHAKEVVRFAPVRPAVMAGIRAAIATVLPLVMAQALHLPGGLWLCLGGFNASFADKGGSYRARASSMGAGLCMGAVAAFLGAVAGQEAALSIAVALVWVTACSFGGVYGAAASVVGNTASSAFIVSLALPVHSWAEAFQRGGLLALGALWAMFLSLVLWPIRPYGPSRLAVAGGFRAVEAYAGEVARLFARGASAEAWQEQILLHHARIRETLEVAGSTLAATRRGRGESERGEQLLVLLQIAEVMFSTVIALGDVLESQRSEARAHPEWERVDAALGTFCLELQRLARGVEREGRVREPSALDWGAPTPDAARSLEWEWEPGERAALGYAWRLVSRLRGFVEAASKTETRLAGEPLASPSPPPSWAQQVLGPVRDNLSMGSLVFRHALRVGLTTTVAVAVSLAFIPSHGYWVTITVLTILQPYTGATFLRGLQRVGGTVVGGLLAAGLATSLNTPAELMPFVFVTVAISIAIIPLNYGLYTVFLTLTFVLLAEFESGDFTLARVRVLNTLMGGGLALAGMWLLWERPERELLPEQLAAALRANREHFLLALSERVGPASPPSESHFSEARRKIGLATLNAEASFLRLMSEPRRRAEPIEPVMTLLAYLRRFAAAVISVAASPADGVSRESRVQVERFGDSAALVLEDLAEAVHRGRAPSPLPDLDGLLPVPEQEPLLRLQLERVARRIGVLHGAVSRRVAQTPLERPAAPETP; via the coding sequence ATGCGGCGGCTGGTCGAGCACGCGAAGGAAGTGGTCCGTTTCGCTCCGGTGCGACCGGCCGTCATGGCCGGCATCCGCGCGGCGATCGCGACCGTGCTGCCGCTGGTCATGGCCCAGGCGCTGCATTTGCCCGGCGGCCTGTGGCTGTGCCTGGGCGGCTTCAATGCCTCCTTCGCGGACAAGGGCGGCTCGTACCGGGCCCGGGCCTCGAGCATGGGGGCGGGGCTGTGCATGGGCGCGGTGGCGGCCTTCCTGGGCGCGGTGGCCGGGCAGGAGGCGGCCCTGTCCATCGCCGTGGCGCTCGTCTGGGTGACGGCCTGCTCGTTCGGCGGGGTGTACGGGGCGGCGGCGAGCGTGGTGGGCAACACCGCGTCCAGTGCCTTCATCGTCTCCCTCGCCCTGCCGGTGCACTCCTGGGCCGAGGCCTTCCAGCGCGGGGGCCTGCTGGCGCTCGGCGCGCTCTGGGCCATGTTCCTGTCGCTCGTGCTCTGGCCCATCCGGCCCTATGGCCCGTCCCGGCTGGCCGTGGCCGGGGGCTTCCGGGCGGTGGAGGCGTACGCGGGCGAGGTGGCCCGGCTCTTCGCCCGGGGCGCGTCCGCGGAGGCATGGCAGGAGCAGATCCTCCTGCACCACGCGCGCATCCGCGAGACGCTGGAGGTGGCGGGCAGCACGCTCGCCGCCACGCGCCGGGGCCGGGGCGAGAGCGAGCGCGGTGAGCAATTGCTCGTGCTGCTGCAGATCGCCGAGGTGATGTTCAGCACGGTGATCGCCCTGGGGGACGTGCTGGAGAGCCAGCGCAGCGAGGCGCGCGCGCATCCGGAGTGGGAGCGGGTGGACGCCGCGCTCGGCACCTTCTGCCTGGAGTTGCAGCGGCTCGCGCGGGGCGTGGAGCGCGAGGGCCGGGTGCGCGAGCCGTCCGCGCTGGACTGGGGCGCGCCGACGCCCGACGCGGCGCGGTCGTTGGAGTGGGAGTGGGAGCCGGGGGAGCGCGCGGCGCTCGGCTACGCGTGGCGGCTGGTGTCGCGGCTGCGGGGCTTCGTGGAGGCCGCGTCGAAGACGGAGACGCGCCTGGCGGGGGAGCCCCTGGCGAGTCCGAGCCCGCCGCCCTCGTGGGCGCAACAGGTGCTCGGCCCCGTGCGGGACAACCTGTCCATGGGCTCGCTCGTGTTCCGGCACGCGCTGCGCGTGGGTTTGACGACGACAGTGGCGGTGGCGGTGTCCCTGGCGTTCATCCCGAGCCACGGCTACTGGGTGACCATCACCGTGCTCACCATCCTGCAGCCCTATACCGGGGCCACGTTCCTCCGGGGTCTGCAGCGCGTGGGAGGCACGGTGGTGGGGGGGCTGCTCGCCGCGGGGCTCGCCACGAGCCTGAACACGCCCGCGGAGCTGATGCCGTTCGTGTTCGTCACGGTGGCCATCAGCATCGCCATCATCCCGCTCAACTACGGGCTCTACACCGTCTTCCTCACGCTCACCTTCGTGCTGCTCGCGGAGTTCGAGTCCGGGGACTTCACCCTGGCGCGCGTCCGGGTGCTCAACACGCTGATGGGGGGAGGGCTCGCGCTGGCGGGGATGTGGCTGTTGTGGGAGCGCCCGGAGCGCGAGCTGCTGCCGGAGCAGCTCGCCGCGGCCCTGCGCGCCAACCGGGAGCACTTCCTGCTGGCGCTGTCGGAGCGGGTGGGCCCGGCCTCCCCGCCGTCCGAGTCGCACTTCTCCGAGGCGCGGCGCAAGATTGGCCTGGCGACGCTCAACGCCGAGGCGTCCTTCCTGCGGCTCATGTCCGAGCCCCGGCGGCGCGCCGAGCCCATCGAGCCGGTGATGACGTTGCTGGCCTACCTGCGGCGCTTCGCCGCGGCGGTCATCTCCGTGGCCGCCTCGCCGGCGGACGGGGTGTCCCGGGAGAGCCGCGTCCAGGTGGAGCGCTTCGGCGACTCGGCGGCGCTGGTGCTGGAGGACCTGGCCGAGGCGGTGCACCGGGGCCGCGCGCCCTCGCCGCTGCCGGACCTGGACGGACTCCTGCCCGTCCCGGAGCAGGAGCCCCTGCTCCGGCTGCAACTGGAGCGGGTGGCGCGGCGCATCGGGGTGCTGCACGGGGCCGTGTCCCGCCGCGTCGCCCAGACGCCGCTGGAGCGGCCCGCCGCGCCCGAGACGCCGTAG